From a region of the Podarcis muralis chromosome 16, rPodMur119.hap1.1, whole genome shotgun sequence genome:
- the IL6R gene encoding interleukin-6 receptor subunit alpha, producing MVPRRRWHGSPGGLAGRSLGGGGGRSWHLPGTMWLLGVSWVAQLVAAASGLVDQEQLCPKPAVSPNTILVQPGMNVTLPCLEGELENITQVHWVFNGRNLSASTGRQVIPGPSLFLPSVYFSDSGRYACYTDSRRLLCSLRLMVEEPPEAPNFTCFRKSLAKDIFCEWKTSRGMSTHTKARMWVQKNFVGVNRVEQPCRYYTKSRKFSCRIEGIADDVHILKVSVCIFNLAGALSSHSFISTENLLKPDPPVDVEVRNVELHPRKLFVTWRKPPSWGSSFFRLQFEIRYRVEASAAYNKIHLQDEYTTYTISDVMPGVRHVVQVRAREEFNQGIWSEWSRESFGVPWTETKDRDSETTPVPSEVDPFASTVKPPKCTSELPVVMSKPTVENAASTPLYLFLIMAVSVTGIVGILVVGVILRYGKKWGTSPCGEEKPSTAPPHSLTLMAPEPPLSSSPLLSPPASPFSESSVDTPSIPENSPYDVSNADYFLMP from the exons ATGGTGCCAAGGCGAAGGTGGCACGGCAGCCCGGGGGGTCTGGCAGGAAGAAGcctggggggcggcggcggccgcaGCTGGCACCTGCCTGGCACCATGTGGCTGCTCGGGGTCTCCTGGGTGGCGCAGCTGGTCGCGGCTGCAAGCGGCTTGGTGGACCAGGAGCAGCTGTGCCCGAAGCCGG CTGTGTCTCCCAATACGATTCTGGTTCAGCCAGGGATGAACGTCACCCTGCCCTGCCTGGAGGGGGAGCTAGAGAACATCACTCAGGTGCACTGGGTGTTCAACGGAAGGAACCTGAGCGCATCCACCGGCAGGCAGGTGATCCCCGgacccagcctcttcctgccgtCGGTATATTTCAGTGACTCCGGCCGCTACGCTTGCTACACCGACAGCCGCCGACTCCTTTGCTCCCTGCGCCTGATGGTAGAAG AACCGCCAGAGGCGCCAAACTTCACCTGCTTCCGAAAGAGCTTAGCCAAGGACATTTTCTGTGAGTGGAAGACGTCTCGTGGGATGTCCACCCACACCAAAGCCAGGATGTGGGTGCAGAAAAa TTTCGTTGGGGTGAACCGTGTCGAGCAGCCCTGCCGCTATTACACCAAGTCCCGGAAGTTCTCTTGCCGCATCGAAGGAATCGCTGACGACGTGCACATCCTGAAGGTGTCCGTCTGCATCTTCAACCTGGCGGGAGCCCTGAGCAGCCACAGTTTCATCAGCACCGAAAATCTGT tgaaGCCAGACCCACCAGTCGACGTGGAGGTGAGGAACGTGGAGCTGCACCCCCGCAAACTGTTTGTGACCTGGCGCAAACCCCCCTCTTGGGGTTCCTCCTTCTTCCGCCTGCAGTTCGAGATCCGCTACCGGGTGGAAGCCTCAGCTGCATACAACAAG ATTCACCTTCAGGACGAATACACTACCTACACCATCTCTGATGTGATGCCAGGTGTCCGCCATGTCGTTCAGGTGCGGGCCCGGGAAGAATTCAACCAAGGGATCTGGAGCGAATGGAGCCGGGAGAGCTTTGGAGTGCCCTGGACAG AAACCAAGGACCGCGACTCGGAAACCACGCCGGTCCCCTCAGAG GTTGATCCTTTTGCCAGCACCGTTAAGCCTCCTAAGTGCACTTCTGAGCTCCCTGTTGTGATGAGCAAGCCAACAG TGGAAAATGCTGCCTCTACGCCTCTGTACTTGTTCCTCATCATGGCTGTAAGCGTGACTGGAATTGTTGGCATCTTGGTCGTTGGAGTCATTCTCCG GTATGGGAAAAAATGGGGGACGTCACCTTGCGGAGAAGAGAAACCCAGCACCGCCCCACCACACTCCCTGACCCTCATGGCTCCTGAGCCTCCTCTGAGttcatctcctctcctctcccctcccgccTCGCCCTTCAGCGAAAGCTCTGTCGACACCCCGAGCATCCCAGAGAACAGCCCCTACGATGTTTCAAACGCGGACTATTTCCTGATGCCGTAG